In Anopheles gambiae chromosome 2, idAnoGambNW_F1_1, whole genome shotgun sequence, a single window of DNA contains:
- the LOC133391005 gene encoding lumican-like — MAIEIERSPVKKVVMPSFTATVRLKVSRTYLSDIAFVAGNARLNFLTITESRLKTIPSTIVHLVALETVAITKSPIETVNLWLFSKLTRLYELNLCSNKILFLHLPATSAGDFASLRLLFLADNLLTTINLGAFNGMQALQTLDFQNNQIRRVQGALVSNSLQTLELSGNRLETLYCCEWHLPNLNHLALSQNVLSMLPTCLSLTMPNVLYLILDRNALIDSDTWYNIFTLKRLQQLDISHNRLTKAVLDNISNSLLFLDLQYNNITVLHVPVARMGLRITASYNAIDTFDIKSLSPNVTTLEMFCNPIDCSFDRARMQIGQET; from the exons ATGGCGATCGAGATAGAACGATCTCCCGTCAAAAAGGTGGTAATGCCGTCATTCACCGCCACAGTACGCCTAAAGGTCTCTCGAACGTATCTCAGCGACATCGCGTTCGTTGCCGGCAATGCGCGGTTAAATTTCCTCACCATTACTGAAAGCCGGCTAAAAACCATCCCGAGCACCATCGTACATCTGGTAGCGTTGGAAACGGTCGCAATAACAAAATCACCCATCGAAACGGTCAACTTGTGGCTGTTCAGCAAGCTGACGCGTCTGTACGAGCTTAATCTGTGCAGTAACAAAATTCTGTTTCTTCATCTGCCGGCCACATCTGCAGGCGATTTCGCGAGCTTGCGACTGTTGTTTCTGGCGGACAATCTGCTGACCACGATCAACTTGGGCGCGTTCAACGGGATGCAGGCACTGCAGACGCTAGACTTCCAGAACAACCAGATCCGGCGCGTGCAAGGGGCGCTGGTGTCGAATAGCTTGCAAACGCTCGAACTGTCCGGGAACCGTTTGGAGACGCTGTACTGTTGCGAGTGGCATCTTCCCAATTTGAACCACCTCGCGTTGAGTCAAAATGTGCTGTCGATGTTACCGACCTGCCTGTCTTTGACCATGCCCAACGTGCTGTACCTGATACTCGACAGGAACGCACTAATCGATAGCGATACGTGGTACAACATCTTTACGCTGAAACGTTTGCAACAGCTAGACATTAGCCACAACCGGCTGACGAAGGCAGTCTTGGACAACATTTCGAATTCGCTGCTGTTTCTCGACCTGCAGTACAACAACATAACAGTGCTGCATGTTCCGGTTGCGCGCATGGGTTTGAGAATTACTGCATCTTACAATGCGATCGACACGTTCGATATCAAAAGTCTGTCACCGAACGTTACGACGCTAGAAATGTTTTGCAACCCAATCGACTGCTCGTTCGATCGTGCACGCATGCAGATTGGTCAAGA GACGTAA